A region from the Candidatus Thiothrix putei genome encodes:
- a CDS encoding rod shape-determining protein has protein sequence MFRALSGLFSNDISIDLGTANTLIYMRGKGIVLDEPSVVAIRQDRGPGGPKSIEAVGTEAKKMLGRTPENITAIRPMKDGVIADFTYTEKMLQHFIRKVDAGRILRPSPRVVICVPCGATQVERRAIKDSALGAGARKVYLIEEPMAAAIGAGIPVDEAIGSMVLDIGGGTSEVAIMSLRGIVYSASVRIGGDRLDDAIISYVRRNYGMLIGEATAERIKCEIGSAYPGKELLEIEVKGRNLSEGVPRSFTLTSNEILEALQEPLFGIVSAVKTALEQTPPELAADVADRGIVLTGGGALLRDLDRLLMEETGIPVVIADDPLTCVARGGGKILEIMEEEGVNFLATD, from the coding sequence GCCTTATCAGGTTTGTTTTCCAATGATATTTCCATTGACCTGGGCACCGCCAATACCCTGATTTATATGCGTGGCAAAGGTATCGTACTGGATGAACCTTCTGTTGTCGCTATTCGTCAAGATCGTGGGCCGGGCGGCCCTAAGTCCATTGAGGCGGTGGGAACGGAAGCCAAGAAAATGTTGGGGCGTACCCCAGAGAATATTACCGCGATCCGCCCGATGAAAGACGGCGTTATTGCCGACTTCACCTATACCGAAAAAATGCTGCAACATTTTATTCGTAAAGTGGATGCGGGGCGCATTTTGCGTCCAAGCCCACGGGTGGTGATTTGTGTGCCGTGTGGTGCAACGCAAGTTGAACGCCGTGCCATTAAAGATTCTGCACTAGGGGCAGGTGCTCGCAAAGTTTACCTGATTGAAGAACCCATGGCGGCAGCCATCGGTGCAGGCATTCCGGTGGATGAGGCGATTGGTTCCATGGTGTTGGACATTGGCGGCGGCACTTCCGAGGTGGCGATCATGTCATTGCGCGGGATTGTGTACTCGGCTTCGGTACGTATTGGTGGCGACCGTTTGGATGATGCCATCATCAGCTATGTGCGCCGTAATTACGGGATGTTGATTGGTGAAGCCACCGCTGAACGGATTAAGTGCGAAATCGGTTCCGCTTACCCCGGTAAAGAATTGCTGGAAATTGAAGTCAAGGGTCGTAACCTGTCTGAAGGTGTGCCACGCAGCTTCACCCTGACGAGCAATGAAATTCTTGAAGCCTTGCAAGAACCCCTGTTCGGCATCGTTAGTGCGGTGAAAACAGCGTTGGAGCAAACACCACCAGAATTGGCTGCTGACGTCGCCGACCGTGGGATTGTGCTGACAGGTGGTGGTGCTTTGTTACGTGACCTTGACCGCTTGCTGATGGAAGAAACAGGTATTCCGGTTGTTATTGCTGATGATCCATTGACTTGCGTAGCCCGTGGTGGTGGCAAGATTCTGGAAATCATGGAAGAAGAAGGCGTTAACTTCCTCGCTACCGACTGA
- the mreC gene encoding rod shape-determining protein MreC has translation MNDTNYHATPGFSFRFMVLILGALVLMAVDNRTPAALAPVRTFATMVVYPLLYGVDFPQQAYQRSSGFFSAQRQLAEENISLKQQVQVFSAQQQDLNRVLAENQRLRTMLNAAPRDAYTFVMAEIFKVAQDPVRGLVTLNKGSSEGVKESQVVLDGNKIYGQVVNVTPFDSSVMQLIDREHSIPVQNQRTGERGLANGHGRGMPLEIKNLPASSTVKEGDVFVSSGLGGLFPAGYEVAQVLPKGVEFKQGDLFATVWAMPLVDYEAVREVLLVRGKASDETVQPAGGN, from the coding sequence ATTAACGACACAAACTATCATGCTACGCCGGGCTTTTCTTTTCGGTTCATGGTATTGATCTTAGGTGCATTGGTGCTGATGGCCGTGGATAATCGAACTCCTGCGGCGTTAGCGCCTGTGCGCACGTTCGCGACTATGGTGGTTTACCCGCTGCTGTATGGCGTTGACTTCCCGCAACAGGCGTATCAACGTTCCAGTGGATTCTTTTCTGCCCAACGTCAATTGGCAGAGGAAAATATCAGCCTTAAGCAGCAAGTGCAGGTATTTTCCGCACAACAGCAAGACCTGAATAGAGTGTTGGCTGAAAACCAGCGCCTACGCACGATGTTGAATGCTGCTCCCCGCGATGCTTATACTTTTGTGATGGCGGAAATCTTTAAGGTTGCTCAAGACCCAGTGCGGGGGTTGGTTACGCTGAATAAAGGAAGCAGTGAGGGTGTGAAAGAAAGCCAAGTTGTCCTTGACGGTAATAAGATTTATGGACAGGTGGTGAATGTTACCCCCTTTGATTCCAGCGTTATGCAACTCATCGACCGTGAGCATTCTATTCCTGTGCAAAACCAGCGCACCGGTGAACGTGGCTTGGCAAATGGTCATGGGCGTGGAATGCCTTTGGAAATCAAAAACTTGCCTGCAAGCAGCACCGTCAAGGAAGGTGATGTGTTTGTGTCATCTGGTTTGGGTGGTTTGTTCCCTGCCGGTTATGAGGTGGCGCAAGTACTGCCCAAAGGGGTGGAATTTAAGCAAGGTGATTTGTTTGCAACGGTGTGGGCTATGCCATTGGTTGATTATGAAGCAGTGCGAGAGGTTTTGTTAGTGCGAGGCAAGGCCAGTGACGAAACTGTGCAGCCAGCAGGGGGGAATTAG
- the mreD gene encoding rod shape-determining protein MreD, whose amino-acid sequence MPVNDPRFPGAVLLTLILAIVLSIIPLGESVAFWRPEWVALTLVHWALIIRDRISLVMVFAIGLIVDALYGSLLGQHALGYVLVTYLAVRLSLRMTPEAFLQQLALLFAILGVYMLVNLWMLRVISSGGALGWIYWVSLLSSIVIWPVYHSLLGYFHVQRKAL is encoded by the coding sequence ATGCCCGTTAATGACCCACGATTTCCTGGTGCGGTATTGCTGACGCTTATTCTAGCGATAGTGTTGTCAATCATTCCCTTAGGGGAGTCTGTGGCTTTTTGGCGACCAGAATGGGTGGCATTAACGTTAGTACACTGGGCGCTGATTATTCGTGATCGCATCAGTCTGGTGATGGTGTTTGCTATTGGCCTAATAGTTGATGCTTTATACGGCTCTTTGCTGGGGCAACATGCTTTAGGTTATGTGTTGGTGACTTATTTGGCTGTGCGTCTCAGTTTGAGGATGACACCGGAAGCCTTTTTACAACAGTTGGCGCTCTTGTTCGCTATTTTAGGTGTGTATATGTTGGTGAACCTGTGGATGCTGCGGGTAATCAGCAGCGGTGGTGCTCTGGGTTGGATTTACTGGGTCTCATTGCTGAGCAGCATTGTTATCTGGCCGGTTTATCACTCCCTGTTGGGGTATTTCCATGTGCAGCGTAAAGCCCTTTAA
- the folE2 gene encoding GTP cyclohydrolase FolE2, with amino-acid sequence MMSTNACQELPCAVAAMPDVAKQPLAGAKGTLNWVGMSQIELPVFLRSAKGDRVQTLARVQAYVNLIDPNSKGIHMSRLYVALDTILGMNDLTPEVLRGTITQFVDTHGGLSDAAYLECRFDYFDRRNSLLSDNSGWKNYPVKVAATLRHGQIDTEVSVEVPYSSTCPCSAALARQLIQEGFRETFGDASVVDANTVFDWLGTTNGIRATPHSQRSIAQVRVKLAEKVRTLPITSLIDRVEEALKTPVQATVKREDEQEFARLNAANLMFCEDAARRLKNALNDDISVRDFWLRVNHMESLHAHDAVAVVVKGVEGGYRDDPREYVHPT; translated from the coding sequence ATGATGTCTACAAATGCCTGCCAGGAATTGCCCTGTGCGGTTGCCGCTATGCCGGATGTTGCCAAGCAACCCCTTGCAGGTGCTAAAGGAACGCTCAACTGGGTGGGAATGAGTCAGATTGAGTTGCCCGTTTTTTTACGTAGTGCCAAAGGCGATCGGGTGCAAACGTTGGCGCGGGTGCAAGCTTACGTCAATCTCATCGACCCGAATAGCAAGGGTATCCACATGTCGCGCTTGTACGTGGCACTCGATACCATCCTCGGCATGAATGATCTGACCCCTGAGGTTTTACGCGGAACCATTACGCAATTTGTCGATACTCACGGTGGCTTGAGTGATGCCGCTTATCTGGAATGCCGGTTTGACTATTTCGATCGCCGTAATTCCTTGTTGAGCGATAACAGCGGGTGGAAGAATTACCCCGTTAAAGTAGCGGCTACCTTGCGTCATGGGCAGATTGATACCGAAGTCAGTGTGGAAGTGCCTTATTCTTCTACTTGCCCGTGTTCGGCGGCATTAGCGCGGCAGTTAATTCAGGAAGGTTTCCGTGAAACGTTTGGCGATGCATCCGTCGTGGATGCAAACACCGTTTTCGACTGGTTAGGAACAACCAATGGGATTCGGGCTACCCCGCACAGCCAGCGTAGCATTGCACAAGTGCGGGTAAAATTGGCAGAAAAAGTGCGCACACTGCCCATTACCAGCCTGATCGACCGGGTGGAAGAGGCGCTCAAGACCCCGGTACAAGCCACGGTAAAACGCGAAGATGAACAAGAATTTGCGCGTTTGAATGCGGCAAATCTGATGTTCTGTGAAGACGCGGCTCGTCGCTTGAAAAATGCCCTGAACGACGATATTTCGGTGCGCGATTTCTGGTTGCGCGTGAATCACATGGAAAGCTTGCACGCTCATGATGCCGTAGCGGTTGTCGTTAAAGGTGTGGAAGGGGGCTACCGTGACGATCCACGCGAATACGTCCACCCGACCTGA
- the idi gene encoding isopentenyl-diphosphate Delta-isomerase: MTIHANTSTRPDSWMEHVVLVDQHNAVLGTVPKSHVHTLETPLHRGFSVFIFNQAGELLLQQRSFSKLTWPGFWSNSCCGHPALGESVAEAIQRRVALELGMQVYDLHEALPNFQYRCEYGGVVENEICPVWLARTRDEPMPNRLEVAATRWIPWKDFKQVLAADAAGRYSPWCKLETTLLDAVVETQNFASLR; this comes from the coding sequence GTGACGATCCACGCGAATACGTCCACCCGACCTGATAGCTGGATGGAACACGTGGTGTTGGTCGATCAGCATAATGCGGTGCTGGGGACTGTGCCGAAAAGCCACGTGCATACGCTGGAAACCCCGCTGCATCGGGGATTTTCGGTGTTTATCTTTAATCAGGCGGGGGAACTGCTGCTGCAACAGCGCAGTTTCAGTAAGCTAACGTGGCCCGGTTTCTGGTCGAATTCGTGCTGTGGGCATCCGGCATTGGGCGAATCGGTCGCAGAGGCGATTCAGCGGCGGGTGGCATTGGAGTTGGGGATGCAAGTGTATGATTTGCATGAAGCCTTACCCAATTTCCAGTACCGTTGTGAATACGGTGGTGTGGTTGAGAATGAAATCTGCCCGGTATGGTTGGCGCGTACCCGCGATGAACCCATGCCTAACCGGTTAGAAGTAGCCGCCACTCGCTGGATTCCATGGAAAGATTTCAAGCAAGTGTTGGCGGCTGACGCTGCCGGGCGTTATTCGCCCTGGTGCAAGTTAGAAACCACGCTGTTGGATGCGGTGGTAGAGACGCAAAATTTTGCGTCTCTACGCTGA
- a CDS encoding nucleotidyltransferase family protein, which translates to MKAMILAAGHGTRMRPLTDHTPKPLLPAGGKPLIVWHIEKLARAGFRDIVINLAWLGWKIPEALGDGSRWNVNLHYSDEQQEGALETAGGIIKALPLLGNEPFLVVNGDVWCDYPCLPFPLAEHDLAHLVLVANPVHHPQGDFGLNQGRVSSSGEPRYTFSGIGYYRPELFAGLPQGKHPLAPLLRQAMPTHQVSGEYFAGDWRDIGTPERLAELDHDLSA; encoded by the coding sequence ATGAAAGCCATGATTCTCGCCGCCGGGCACGGCACACGGATGCGCCCATTAACCGACCACACTCCCAAACCCTTGCTACCCGCTGGCGGCAAGCCGTTAATCGTGTGGCATATCGAAAAACTCGCTCGTGCGGGTTTTCGCGACATTGTGATCAATCTGGCTTGGCTGGGCTGGAAAATCCCCGAAGCATTGGGCGATGGTTCACGCTGGAATGTCAATCTGCACTATTCCGACGAGCAGCAAGAGGGTGCATTGGAAACCGCCGGTGGCATTATCAAAGCCCTGCCCTTGCTGGGCAACGAACCGTTTTTGGTGGTGAATGGTGATGTATGGTGTGATTACCCGTGCCTGCCTTTCCCCCTTGCGGAACACGATCTGGCGCATCTGGTGCTGGTTGCCAATCCGGTACACCATCCGCAAGGCGATTTCGGCTTGAATCAAGGTCGGGTTAGCAGCAGTGGCGAACCGCGTTACACCTTCAGCGGCATTGGTTATTACCGCCCCGAACTGTTCGCCGGATTGCCTCAAGGCAAGCATCCACTTGCACCGTTACTGCGCCAAGCGATGCCGACACATCAAGTCAGCGGGGAATATTTTGCGGGCGACTGGCGCGACATCGGTACACCCGAACGGTTAGCAGAATTAGATCACGACCTATCAGCGTAG
- a CDS encoding phosphotransferase — MTQDTRLEQLTQWVNSLPQWEHAVLEPASADASFRRYFRARGPEGTAICMDAPPDKEDIRPFVEVTHLLSATGVHAPQLLAQNLLDGFLLLEDLGNTSYLSQLTPETAKDLYADALHALLQLQQADCDHLPVYNERILRREMELMPEWFLKTHLGFTEEEIPHELIQQTFEDLIEAAIGQPVAFVHRDYHSRNLMVTPDNNPGIIDYQDALLGPTTYDLVSLLRDCYIVWPQSMVEWWVDCYRKEAIAAGILPPVDQQTYQQWFDLMGLQRHLKVLGIFARLNHRDGKPGYLNDLPLVLSYVLHVGSRYPETSELIEWMRRAGIPERIGTVHIPD; from the coding sequence ATGACACAGGATACACGTCTTGAACAATTAACTCAGTGGGTCAACAGCCTACCCCAGTGGGAACACGCCGTACTGGAACCCGCCTCAGCCGATGCCAGTTTCCGCCGCTATTTTCGCGCCCGTGGGCCAGAAGGCACTGCCATTTGCATGGATGCCCCTCCCGATAAAGAAGACATCCGCCCGTTTGTGGAAGTCACCCACTTACTGAGTGCTACGGGCGTCCATGCGCCGCAATTATTAGCGCAAAATTTGCTGGATGGTTTTCTGCTATTGGAAGATTTAGGCAATACCAGCTACCTCAGCCAACTGACACCAGAAACGGCTAAAGACTTGTATGCCGATGCGCTGCACGCCCTTTTGCAACTCCAGCAAGCCGACTGTGACCACCTGCCCGTTTATAATGAACGTATCTTGCGCCGTGAAATGGAGCTGATGCCTGAATGGTTCCTGAAAACGCATTTAGGCTTCACTGAAGAAGAAATTCCACACGAACTAATTCAGCAAACCTTTGAAGACCTGATTGAAGCAGCCATCGGTCAACCCGTCGCCTTTGTACACCGCGATTACCACAGCCGCAACCTGATGGTGACGCCCGACAACAATCCCGGCATTATTGATTATCAAGATGCACTACTGGGGCCTACGACCTACGACTTAGTTTCCTTGTTACGCGATTGCTACATTGTCTGGCCACAATCAATGGTGGAATGGTGGGTCGATTGTTACCGCAAAGAAGCCATTGCTGCCGGTATCCTGCCTCCCGTTGACCAACAAACCTACCAGCAATGGTTTGACCTGATGGGGCTGCAACGCCACCTCAAAGTGCTGGGGATTTTTGCCCGCCTCAATCACCGTGACGGCAAACCGGGCTACCTTAACGACTTGCCACTGGTACTAAGTTATGTGCTGCATGTAGGCTCACGTTACCCGGAAACCAGTGAACTGATCGAATGGATGCGCCGCGCAGGCATTCCTGAACGCATCGGCACTGTCCACATTCCTGATTGA
- a CDS encoding type II toxin-antitoxin system VapC family toxin produces MIVLDASALLAFMFKETGHDIVAGYLDDCCISSVTLLEVASRFSRDGLPVAPVLQLISSLGIAIIPFEETHILPVAMLATVGKEYGLSQADRICLGLGLFLDLPVLTADKVWQDVGLDMEVVVFR; encoded by the coding sequence ATGATCGTCCTCGATGCTTCGGCGCTATTGGCGTTTATGTTCAAGGAAACGGGGCATGACATCGTCGCGGGTTATTTGGATGATTGCTGCATTTCCAGTGTTACTTTGCTGGAGGTCGCGTCCCGTTTCAGCCGTGATGGTTTGCCTGTCGCCCCTGTGTTGCAATTAATCAGTAGCTTGGGGATAGCCATCATCCCATTTGAGGAAACCCATATTTTACCCGTGGCAATGTTGGCAACAGTGGGTAAGGAATACGGCTTGTCGCAAGCTGACCGCATTTGCCTTGGGCTGGGTCTGTTTCTGGATTTACCCGTGTTGACAGCGGATAAGGTTTGGCAGGATGTGGGGCTGGATATGGAGGTTGTTGTATTCCGCTGA